From the genome of Penaeus chinensis breed Huanghai No. 1 chromosome 8, ASM1920278v2, whole genome shotgun sequence, one region includes:
- the LOC125028094 gene encoding zinc finger protein 436-like: protein MGSFVTLDLQSLMKLLETCHNCSSGKPPQVTIEETLSKKLRNDVVRPFTFMCCGVIVKTEGAIFWHSDEITPDAITCGGDIENRAEFKLANGEEVELDQFEDIIVKCEDDTCRADVDSDEANGIKVLAEEDPLSLGETHDLPTNNSENVIYTKDSFKSQAESSQNLSNKELRKNLLCILSQQDTLVQNDTPEQSSKVSGSSKHTKYPDTFTCEFCGKVFTGKERAYQFYYHRNKEHTHEMLYKCDICSKGFWGDRELLAHMAGHRDPGHICHICGQKFNAKRNLKAHLLIHQPLREHTCRFCDKSFRRKDHLQVHERIHTGERPYQCKWCESGYPQKRQLVLHQRKCPIQRRQNLRYVNAVS, encoded by the coding sequence GTAAGCCACCTCAAGTGACTATTGAGGAGACTCTCTCAAAGAAATTAAGAAACGATGTAGTTAGGCCTTTCACATTTATGTGTTGTGGAGTAATTGTGAAAACAGAAGGTGCCATTTTCTGGCATTCTGATGAGATTACGCCCGATGCTATTACTTGTGGTGGTGATATTGAGAATCGGGCAGAATTCAAATTAGCAAATGGAGAGGAAGTGGAACTGGATCAGTTTGAAGACATTATTGTAAAATGTGAAGATGACACATGTAGAGcagatgttgatagtgatgaagcTAATGGGATCAAGGTTTTGGCCGAAGAAGATCCACTTTCTCTGGGTGAAACACATGATTTGCCTACAAACAATTCAGAAAATGTAATCTATACCAAAGACAGTTTCAAAAGCCAGGCAGAGTCATCACAGAACTTGAGTAATAAGGAATTAAGAAAGAATTTACTTTGTATTCTGAGTCAGCAGGATACCTTGGTTCAGAATGATACTCCTGAACAAAGTAGCAAGGTCAGTGGATcttcaaaacacacaaaatatccaGACACATTTACGTGTGAGTTTTGTGGTAAAGTGTTcacaggaaaagaaagagcgtatcagttttattatcatagaAACAAGGAACATACACATGAGATGCTTTACAAATGTGATATTTGTTCTAAAGGGTTTTGGGGTGACAGGGAGTTGCTGGCTCACATGGCAGGGCATAGAGATCCAGGTCACATCTGCCACATCTGTGGGCAAAAGTTCAATGCAAAACGGAACTTGAAGGCCCATTTGTTAATTCACCAGCCCTTGCGAGAACACACATGCCGATTTTGTGACAAGTCGTTTAGAAGAAAAGATCACTTGCAAGTCCATGAAAGAATTCACACAGGAGAAAGACCCTATCAGTGCAAGTGGTGTGAGTCAGGCTATCCGCAAAAACGTCAACTGGTTCTGCATCAGCGGAAGTGTCCTATCCAGAGAAGGCAAAATTTGAGATATGTAAATGCTGTAAGTTAA
- the LOC125027935 gene encoding elongin-B-like, with product MDVFLMVRRKKTTIFTDAKETTTVRELKKIIQGIMKVEPENQQLMNERGTEIFDDDKQLSDYNLSAQTARAQSPATVALVFRQENGDFEPLDITPLSSPPELPEVMKPQEPQTHDLN from the exons GATGTGTTTTTGATGGTACGGAGGAAGAAGACTACAATCTTCACAGATGCCAAGGAAACAACAACAGTCAGGgagttaaagaaaataatacaag GAATTATGAAAGTTGAACCCGAGAACCAGCAGCTAATGAACGAACGTGGGACAGAAATATTCGACGATGACAAACAGCTCAGCGACTACAATCTATCGGCCCAGACAGCACGAGCTCAGAGTCCTGCTACTGTTGCACTTGTATTTAG GCAGGAAAATGGAGATTTTGAGCCACTTGATATCACACCTTTATCATCCCCCCCTGAGCTGCCCGAAGTGATGAAACCTCAGGAACCTCAAACTCACGACCTTAATTGA